The sequence below is a genomic window from Sphingomonas crusticola.
AGGCCCTTGATCACGGGCACACCGCCGGCGACCGCGGCTTCATATTTGAGCGCGGTGCCCGCCGCTTCCGCCGCCGCGGCAAGTTCGAGGCCGTGGTGGGCAAGCATGGCCTTGTTGGCCGTGACGAGCGCCTTGCCATGGGCAAGTGTCGCGCGCGCCAGCGTCAGCGCCGGGCCGTCGGACCCACCGATTAGTTCCACCACCGCGTCGACATCGTCGCGCGCGGCCAGGCTGGCCGTGTCGTCGACCCAATCCACGCCGGTAAGATCGATGCCGCGGTCGCGCGTGCGGTCGCGCGCGGAGACCGCCACGATTTCCAGCCCTCGTCCGGCGCGGCGCTCGATCAGCGCCGCATTCTGCGCCAGAACCTTGACCACGCCCGCGCCGACGGTGCCGAGCCCTGCGAGGGCGATACGGAGCTTCTCTGCCATCTTTTCCCCCTAGCTGTGCAGTCCGACGTTGCAAGCCCGCGGCCCGCCGCATTGCCTGGAACGGGTGCGCGCTCCCCTTCGTTCTGCCTGTGATTTGTAAGGAGAGTGATCATGGCCGACGAACAGACCCCGCTGGACGAGACCGGTACGCTGACCGAGGAAGAGCGCGCCGCTATCGAGGCGAAAGACTTCGCCAAGCGCGAGCAATTCGGACAGTCGGGCGATCGTGTCGATCAGACGATGGGCCATATGGGCGGCGCCGGAGCCGCTGGGTCGGGCCCCGATATATCGAAGCAGAGCCAGCCGGTGGACGTTTCCGGTCAATGATCGATGATCCCAACCAAGGCGATCCGGGGGGCGCAGAGCGCGGCCACCGGGCGTCGGTTGCGAAGGATGGCAGCGTCCATGGCTCCGGCGCGGGCGCCGGTGGTGGTGGTACGCCTGAGGATTTCGACTCAGACGCCGCCGGCGGCGACACGGGCGACCTTGAACCTCGCCAGCCTCCCCGACCGGGCACAGGCGCCGACGCGCCCAGTCATGGCAGCCGCTAAAGGCTGTTGGGGCGTGGTTTGGCTCAATATCCGATTCGCCGCTGCCCGAAGCAATTCGCCCGTATCGAATTATGTGACGTTTGCATGAAAAGACCCCCGTTATCCTCGTTATCCACAGGGCTGCCCCCCTATTTTCCGCTGGCGCGACTCGGCCGGGCATGAGAGCTTCTGGATGTGCTCGGGAGACGGGCTCGGACGGAAACGGAAGAGCCAGAACCTAGAGGACATCCGAAGCGGAAGGACCGCGAAACCCTTCGGGGAGACGCGGAACGGAAGTTGCGGAGGGCGCCGGAAGAGCAGCGATGGCAGATGGGGCCGCAAGGCTAACGTCAGCGATCGATGCTCCAAGAAGGGCCGCTGACCAGCTGGAGGCTTCGGCCCGAGGCAAAGCAGCGACGCCTGAGCGATCAAGGACCAGAGCCCGCAAGGGATCTTTGGAGACCGGAGCCAGCTCGGCGCAGTGGGGGCTGGTGGAGACACCAGCCCCCATTTTCGTTGTTGAGCGGTCGCCCGATCAGGTGTGCGCCGAAAGCCTGCTGCCCCAATTCATGCGCGCACTACAGTGTCGGGAGACCGCCTACGTGCAGCCGCAACTCTCGGACTCAGCAGCTCCGAGAGCGACCAACCTTGATCGCGGTCAGAGCGCTGGAATGAACTCGATCGCGTCCGGGCTGCGTTCGGCGCGCTGGCGCTCGATCTGCTCGGCATAAAGTCGCGCCAGCTTGCAATAACCGCGGCGCGCAGCCGGCGACCGTCCAAGCTTCGAGCGCACCAACGATATGCCGCGACGATGATATAGGTCGATCAGGTCCATAGCCGGTCTCCTTCACGCCAAAAGCGGGAGCCGTTCTGTCGCTCGAGTCTCACCGAACCCTGGCTCACGGGCCGGTCGCGCGACTCGCATATCATGAGTCGGGGTGAGTCGCGGAATCGATTCGCTCGAGCGTTCTCGTAACCGGTCAGACGTCGCCCGGATCGAGGTCGCGCGCGACCGCTGGCTTGCGCAGCAACTCGTCGATGCGCGCACCCTCGTCAAAGCTTTCGTCCGGGCGAAACCGGATTTTGGCGGCATATTTGAGATTCACGCGCTTGGCGACTTCACTCTGGAAATAGGCCGTGTTGGTGCGCAGCGCCTTGAGCACCTTTTCCTCGTCCGCACCGAGCAAGGGCTTCACGAATACGATCGCATGTTTCAGGTCAGGCGACATCCGCACCTCGGTCACCGACACAAGATGCGAGGCGAGCACCTCGTCATGGACGTCGCCGCGCATCAATATCTCGGCAAGGATATGGCGCACCTGCTCGCCCACCCGCAGGATGCGGACCGATTTTCCTTCAGGGCTCTCATTGTGCCGCATGACGCCGGCCTTCCCAAGGTTGCGTCACCCCGACAACCGCGGGGGCGACGAACAACTTACAGCGTGCGCTCGCGCTCTTCGACTTCGAACGTCTCAAGGAAATCGCCCGCCTTGATGTCGATCGATCCTTCGAGCGTGACGCCGCATTCCAGGCCGGCGCGGACTTCGGCCACGTCATCCTTGAAGCGTCGGAGCGACGCGATGGCGCCGGTGTAGATGATGACGTCGTCCCGCGTGACGCGCGCCCGCAAGGCCTTGCGGATATAGCCTTCGGTAACGAGCAGGCCTGCCGCCTTGCCGTGCTTGCCGGCGGAGAAGACCTCGCGGATTTCGGCGCGGCCGACGACCGTCTCGAAATATTCCGGGCCGAGCTGGCCCGCCATGGCCGCCCGGATCTCATCGAGCAGATCGTAGATCACGTCGTAATATTTAAGCGCGACCCCGTCCCGCGTGGCGATCTCGCGCGCCTTGGCATTGGCGCGGACGTTGAAGCCGATGATCGGCGCCTTCGATGCCGACGCCAGGCTGACGTCGCTTTCCGTAATGCCGCCCACGCCCGCGCTGAGGATGCGGACCTGGATATCGTCCGTCGAGATCTTGTTGAGCGAACCGACGATCGCTTCGACCGAGCCTTGAGCGTCGGCCTTGATGACGACGGGATATTGCTGCGCCTGCTTGTCGCGCAGCGCCGAGAACATCGATTCGAGCGACGCGGGCGCGCTGGTGGTACGCTTCTGCTGGATGACGCTGGCCCGATAGGAAGCGACCTCGCGCGCGCGCGCCTCATTCTCGACCACGGTCAGCTGATCGGCCGCCGACGGAACGCCGGACATGCCGAGGATCTCCACCGGGGTGGAGGGGCCGGCAGTCTTCACCTGCTTGCCCTTGTCGTCGACCAGGGCGCGGACCTTGCCGCTCTCGGCACCGACGACGAAAATGTCGCCGGTTCGGAGCGTGCCGCGGCGGACGAGCACGGTCGCGACCGGGCCACGGCCCTTGTCGAGCTGTGCCTCGATCACGACACCCTCGGCGGCGCGGTCGGGGTTTGCCGTCAGTTCGAGCAGTTCCGCCTGGAGCTGGATCTTCTCGATCAGTTCGTCAAGCCCGGTCTTGGCGGTGGCGGAAACCTCCACATCCTGAACGTCGCCGCCCATCTCTTCGACCTGGACGTCATATTGCAGCAGGGCTTCCCGCACGCGCTGGGCGTTGGAGCCCGGCTTATCCATCTTGTTGATGGCCACGATCATCGGCTTTTCGGCAGCCTTGGTGTGCTGGATCGCCTCGATCGTCTGCGGACGGATGCCGTCGTCACCCGCCACCACGATCACGACGATGTCAGTCACATCGGCACCACGTGCGCGCATCGAGCTGAAGGCTTCGTGGCCCGGCGTGTCGAGGAAGGTGATCTTCGATCCGTCCTTCTGCGTCACGACATAAGCGCCGATATGCTGGGTGATTCCGCCCGCCTCGCCAGCGGCGACATCAGTACCGCGCAGCGCATCGAGCAGGCTCGTCT
It includes:
- the infB gene encoding translation initiation factor IF-2, whose protein sequence is MSDNEKPKLGLSVPLGVRRTVETGKVKQSFSHGRSNTVIVETKKARILRKPGDPAPAPEPEVEAAVEAPAPVAAPVAPRPQPAAPVPPARAMTPLERREQQERLLREAEEARMNALEEARRRQDNAAREATEEEKRRAEENRRAAEEAAANPPAEPVTAPAPEPEAAAETPLPAAEAGDEEAERRPGGEPPPRRFTPVIAPKRPEPPARPSRGRQGDDRRQSGKLTVTRALDDGDGGARARSLAALKRAREKDKRAHQAGGPTVKQVRDVVVPEAITVAELANRMAERTADLVKALFKMGTPVTSNQVIDQDTAELMVSEFGHNIRRVSESDVDIVTEVDVDPADTLQPRAPVVTIMGHVDHGKTSLLDALRGTDVAAGEAGGITQHIGAYVVTQKDGSKITFLDTPGHEAFSSMRARGADVTDIVVIVVAGDDGIRPQTIEAIQHTKAAEKPMIVAINKMDKPGSNAQRVREALLQYDVQVEEMGGDVQDVEVSATAKTGLDELIEKIQLQAELLELTANPDRAAEGVVIEAQLDKGRGPVATVLVRRGTLRTGDIFVVGAESGKVRALVDDKGKQVKTAGPSTPVEILGMSGVPSAADQLTVVENEARAREVASYRASVIQQKRTTSAPASLESMFSALRDKQAQQYPVVIKADAQGSVEAIVGSLNKISTDDIQVRILSAGVGGITESDVSLASASKAPIIGFNVRANAKAREIATRDGVALKYYDVIYDLLDEIRAAMAGQLGPEYFETVVGRAEIREVFSAGKHGKAAGLLVTEGYIRKALRARVTRDDVIIYTGAIASLRRFKDDVAEVRAGLECGVTLEGSIDIKAGDFLETFEVEERERTL
- the rbfA gene encoding 30S ribosome-binding factor RbfA, which gives rise to MRHNESPEGKSVRILRVGEQVRHILAEILMRGDVHDEVLASHLVSVTEVRMSPDLKHAIVFVKPLLGADEEKVLKALRTNTAYFQSEVAKRVNLKYAAKIRFRPDESFDEGARIDELLRKPAVARDLDPGDV